A single genomic interval of Lactococcus sp. S-13 harbors:
- the dapA gene encoding 4-hydroxy-tetrahydrodipicolinate synthase yields MSAKETIEKLKNAQIITALVTPFKENGEINFAAFPKLIEDLLAHHTQGLILAGTTAESPTLTHDEELEIFAAVNQLVAGRVPLIAGVGTNDTRDSIEFVKEVAKLGYIDAGLAVTPYYNKPSQEGIYQHFKAIATASDLPIILYNIPGRVVTEIQPDNILRLAELENVIAVKECTTTDNLAYLIENAPDDFLVYTGEDGLAFHAKALGGQGVISVASHILGDEINEMFTELDEGSVQKAATIQRQILPKINALFSVTSPAPIKAVLNHKGYEVGPLRLPLVACTETEAAKIIEKIGK; encoded by the coding sequence ATGTCAGCAAAAGAAACAATTGAAAAATTAAAAAATGCTCAAATTATCACAGCTTTGGTGACACCTTTTAAAGAAAATGGTGAAATCAATTTTGCTGCTTTTCCAAAGTTGATTGAGGATTTATTGGCTCATCACACTCAAGGATTAATCTTAGCAGGGACAACAGCTGAGTCCCCAACGTTAACGCACGATGAGGAATTGGAAATCTTTGCTGCAGTTAATCAACTGGTTGCAGGGCGCGTCCCGTTGATTGCAGGGGTTGGAACAAATGATACACGTGACTCGATTGAATTTGTCAAAGAAGTTGCAAAGCTTGGCTATATTGATGCTGGGCTGGCTGTAACTCCCTACTACAATAAACCTTCACAAGAAGGAATTTATCAGCACTTTAAAGCGATTGCGACGGCGAGTGATTTACCAATTATCTTGTATAATATTCCAGGACGAGTGGTGACGGAAATCCAACCAGATAATATTTTGCGCTTAGCCGAGTTGGAAAATGTTATTGCTGTGAAAGAATGTACAACGACAGATAATTTGGCTTATTTGATTGAAAATGCCCCAGATGATTTTTTGGTTTACACAGGGGAAGACGGGCTGGCTTTTCATGCTAAGGCTTTGGGAGGTCAAGGGGTTATCTCAGTTGCCAGTCATATTCTTGGAGACGAAATCAATGAGATGTTCACGGAACTTGATGAAGGATCAGTCCAAAAAGCGGCGACAATTCAACGGCAGATTCTGCCTAAAATCAATGCCCTCTTTAGTGTGACAAGTCCTGCTCCGATTAAGGCAGTGCTTAATCATAAAGGTTATGAAGTTGGACCGTTGCGTCTGCCTTTAGTTGCGTGCACCGAGACAGAAGCAGCTAAAATTATTGAAAAAATTGGGAAATAA